The DNA sequence GAGGCTAGCTATTGCACAGGTGGCATCCTCGATGTGACCGGGGGCCGATAACCCCGCGATTGGGATTCCAGCACGAACTGATACAAACTTGGGCCGGGATACCCGATATTGCTGATGGCAACAAAAGCATGGATATCGGGAACCCGGCCCAAATTCAGACCAATGCTCCCTCACTTCAGTCCCTGTTTCTTGCCGTTCAAAGGATAGCTGAGGACGTCAATCGGCTCTCCCTTTGCGATGTGACGGTCCAGAATGCGGTCGATATCCTGCTCGTCCACCCCGCCATAGATCGTGCCTTCCGGCCAGACCTGAATGACAGGTGCAAGGCTGCATGGACCAAGGCAACTGGTCTTGCAACTCATCATGCCAGCCCCTTTGTCCCTCAGCTTCAAGCGGTCCTGCTCAGACCGGACATGGTTGAACAGGGTGCTTGCGCCCGCATCATTGCAGGCCCCACCCATACAGACCAGAAGACGATATTTCTGATCGGGCACAACACTTCCTTTGGGAATTTTGACAGCCTCCTGCACCACATCGCTTTGCTCGGCTGACCGGACGAGCGCGTCTATCATCTCTCCGAGCTTATCTGTCTGAGTGATGGGCGGATGGGCAATCCTGATGCGCGGGAAGTCCGCACTTTTGCGCTGTGCGATCCAGCGATGCACCGATTTCTTGATCCAGCCCGGAAAAGCCGGCTCCATCGGGAAGATCAGCGAGATGATGACGACCTCTTCGACCTTCTGGTCCGCGAGCTCTGTCAGGCGGGCACGCAAGGATGGTGTCCCAAGTTCCTGCAAGGCATAGGTAACGAGATAATGCGGATTTCTGGCAGCAATGGCATCGCACAATCCTTGCATTTCCTCTCTGGGTTTTGCCGCCATGGCGGCCTTTGCGAGCAACAGAATGGCTGGTTTCATTGGGGATCCCCACTCTCGATCGGCAACACATAAGGATAGGACTGAACAGCGCCGACTAGGGCTTCGACCTGATAGGCATGGCGGATGTGATTGGGCGTCAGAACTGCCTGCCACGATCCAAGAGCCCGAATGCGTCCCTCGGCAAGCAACGCCAGGCGGGAGCAATAGCGTGCGGCGAGGGAGAGATCATGAACGGCGATGATGATTGTCATCTCGGTCTCGGCAGCAAGCGTGCGGATGAGGGACATCGTTTCCATCTGATATTTGAGATCCAGTGCCGAGGTTGGCTCATCGAGCAGCAGGATCTGAGGCTCCTGCACAAGAGCCCGAGCGATGGCGACACGTTGGCGTT is a window from the Cohaesibacter intestini genome containing:
- a CDS encoding (2Fe-2S) ferredoxin domain-containing protein, translated to MKPAILLLAKAAMAAKPREEMQGLCDAIAARNPHYLVTYALQELGTPSLRARLTELADQKVEEVVIISLIFPMEPAFPGWIKKSVHRWIAQRKSADFPRIRIAHPPITQTDKLGEMIDALVRSAEQSDVVQEAVKIPKGSVVPDQKYRLLVCMGGACNDAGASTLFNHVRSEQDRLKLRDKGAGMMSCKTSCLGPCSLAPVIQVWPEGTIYGGVDEQDIDRILDRHIAKGEPIDVLSYPLNGKKQGLK